The Candidatus Endomicrobium procryptotermitis genomic sequence ATGGCATTAGCATAAATTGAAATACCCATAGGGGAGTTTTCGTCTACATTGTTAGCAATAGCAGGACGGATAATAGAAAATAAAGGAGTAGCCGTATCATAACCTTTCTCATCTTCAACCTCTTCAAACTTTACAGGAACATCAATAACCCAGCCTGTACGAACATTGATCTCATAAAATCTGTTTGCAACAACGTAGTACCATTCATCTTTAGGCTTATCGCGTTTACGTTCATGCGCCTGAAGATACAAATACATTTTGCCTTTTTTTGCCATCACACTGCCGAAAGCACAGCTCACAATCTGACCATTTGCCCACTCCAGAGGAAAAACCATATCACCGTGGACATAATCAATGAGCGGCTCATCGCCTTCGTTTTCCTGACGTAACACCCATGCGCCCGTTCCTTCCGCAAAGGCTGATTCGATTGATTCGTTACCGAGTACGTCAAAGTTATTAAAATCAAGAGCAGCTTGGAACGCATCCTGCAAGCCCTGTTCAGAAATTGTTACATAGGTCTTTTCGTTAAACAGCAAATTTGCCCAGTCTTCGCATACTTTTTTAGCCATACCGAGAGAGCGCATCTCAACGCAAGTACTTTGACCTTTGGCTTGGTGGATTTTGTATGTGTGAAATTTGCTGACTTTGCCGCGATACCATAGTTTCCAATCGTGCATTAAATCGTAAAAGCCGGGGCGCACAGTGACATAGCCTGCACTGCGAATTAAAGATATAATTGAATTTCTGTTAAGATACATTAAGCCACCGCCTTATAAGAATTTAGCTGACCCACAAACGCTTCCGAACCGTACTCTTGAGAATCAAGCGGATCTATATTTGAAGTGAAGTCATCAAGCCTTTTATCTTCATCTGCCTTATCATCCCAGAGAGCTTCAGCAAATGCATCCTGTGTATATTTGCAGTGTTCCATAATCTCAAGCCGGCCCTGTGATAAAAGCAGATTGTCCATTCTGATTCTGTCAATAATGGGCAGCTTGAGCGAATTTCTCAAAAGTAAAGGAACTTTGTCTTTTTTCAGTTCAGCGGCAAGCCCGCGAATTAAAACCTGCTCGGCAGAATCGGCAAACGCATACTTTAATGCCGGATAAGTGCGGATATTTCTCTGAACAAAAGAGCTGAATGCTGCCGCAAGAGTTGCCGGATTATCAAGCGCGCCTTTTCTGTATTCCTCATCAAGAATAATTTTTTTTGCGTAGCGCGGCGTAAATCCAACAAGGCTAAAAGACTGCCCGGACTTATTTCCTCCAAAGTCTACGCCTACAGAACCCAGCATTATTGGCGGCGCGGTTTTAATAATAAAGTTCTTCGGATTGTTTGCAAAGAGCGGATATACTGCGCCTTCAGCTGCAATTCTTAAGCCTAGAATGTCACGTTTAAACCATATAGACTCTGTATCGTACGTTGAAAGTATCTGACGTTTTACCGCATCCGGAATGCTTGAGTTATCGGCAATCGTAAAATGTTCATAATTAAAGCCGTAATTCTTAATCTTTTTTTGCTGCTTAAAATGAAAATCCAAGACATCTGCGTAATACCAATGCTTTGGCGGCTTCGGGTTCAGATCGTGAAATATTTTTCTATCAGAGCTGGATATAGTCCTATCGAAAACTTCTTTGATAAAATCAGGATGGCACTCGTTTGACTCAGTAATCAGCGCGGTTCCGTATGAGTTGCCCTTGATAAGTTTCTCATCGCCTTTTTTACCGCCGCCGGAAATCAATATAACTTTTTGACCTTTTGGAGTATCAACATAAACACAATCGCGCCCTTCATATTTTCCAGCGCGGTATCTTCCGGCAAAATAGTAACGAACGCCCAAACCGTTTGAATCGATAATATTTAGCTTTGCGCTTGCTACCGAAACGCCGGCAGCTAAATGCAAATCGTCATCGTGATTATCAACTTCTATACACCATGCCAAAGTATTAACGATGTTCTTACTGCCTCTTTTACCGCCTTCGGCGACATTAAACCAAGAAGTCCTTGACCGCTTAATAAAAGCGACCTGTTTAGCGTTAAAAGGTTTTAATTTACTCACTAGCTTTGACCTCAATCAGATTTTTAATATCCTGTGTTTTTTCAGGATTCTGCAAAGTCTTTAAAATTTCTGACAGCCGCTGCTCCGGAGTTATTGCTCCGGCAGATGGAAGTTCTATCTTTACTCCCATGAAAGACCGTCCAATTATTCTGTCAAGGATCTTGTCAAAAACTGCGTGATTGCCTTCTTTCATAGCTACGTCTATATTTTTCAAAAACCAAACTTCAAGCAAAGTTAAATTTGTTCTGTCTACCTTGTTAAAATCAGCCTCAGTCATCAAAAGATACTTTGAAAACATCTCAATAATCTTTTCGACCGACAGTCTGCGCGCTTCTTTTATTTCATCTGGAAGCTTTGGCCGCCCTTTAGGGTTTCCTGACTGGCCTTTTTTCCAATTACTACCGCCAGTCTTTTTACCTTTAGCCATATAACTAACCTCGCATTAATCTTGCTTTTTGGTTAGTAAACAACTCCCATCTCTTTACTATTACATCGCAATATTTGGGGTCAAGCTCCATAACACGACAATGGCGGCCGAGTTGCTCACATGAAATAAGCGTAGAACCGCTGCCGCCAAAGCCATCCAGAACTATATCTTTGCTTCTTGAATTGCGCTTTAATGC encodes the following:
- a CDS encoding phage portal protein, giving the protein MYLNRNSIISLIRSAGYVTVRPGFYDLMHDWKLWYRGKVSKFHTYKIHQAKGQSTCVEMRSLGMAKKVCEDWANLLFNEKTYVTISEQGLQDAFQAALDFNNFDVLGNESIESAFAEGTGAWVLRQENEGDEPLIDYVHGDMVFPLEWANGQIVSCAFGSVMAKKGKMYLYLQAHERKRDKPKDEWYYVVANRFYEINVRTGWVIDVPVKFEEVEDEKGYDTATPLFSIIRPAIANNVDENSPMGISIYANAIDNLKDCDIAFDGMSISMKTGRPRIAISEALVKIDANGNPRPVTDEQDSVIYNIPQEFASKDSKPLIEDITPAYRANDYATTLEKELILLSQKVGMGDMVYKFDGTNAATATQVISENSDMFRTMQKHQKVVAAALKNLARGILFLKTLTVGKEVTVTVQFDDSIIEDTNAEKAQMINEINAGIAAPWEYREAFYGENAETAKKNVPPAKTYPTFDFTGAGGGNG
- a CDS encoding phage terminase large subunit; protein product: MSKLKPFNAKQVAFIKRSRTSWFNVAEGGKRGSKNIVNTLAWCIEVDNHDDDLHLAAGVSVASAKLNIIDSNGLGVRYYFAGRYRAGKYEGRDCVYVDTPKGQKVILISGGGKKGDEKLIKGNSYGTALITESNECHPDFIKEVFDRTISSSDRKIFHDLNPKPPKHWYYADVLDFHFKQQKKIKNYGFNYEHFTIADNSSIPDAVKRQILSTYDTESIWFKRDILGLRIAAEGAVYPLFANNPKNFIIKTAPPIMLGSVGVDFGGNKSGQSFSLVGFTPRYAKKIILDEEYRKGALDNPATLAAAFSSFVQRNIRTYPALKYAFADSAEQVLIRGLAAELKKDKVPLLLRNSLKLPIIDRIRMDNLLLSQGRLEIMEHCKYTQDAFAEALWDDKADEDKRLDDFTSNIDPLDSQEYGSEAFVGQLNSYKAVA
- a CDS encoding DUF5681 domain-containing protein, which produces MAKGKKTGGSNWKKGQSGNPKGRPKLPDEIKEARRLSVEKIIEMFSKYLLMTEADFNKVDRTNLTLLEVWFLKNIDVAMKEGNHAVFDKILDRIIGRSFMGVKIELPSAGAITPEQRLSEILKTLQNPEKTQDIKNLIEVKASE